CACCGGTCAGCGCATAGGCTTCGAGAACTTCCGGCAGTCCGTTGATCAGCTGCGAAAATCGGCGGGCATTGTCTCTGTTGTGGGTCGCAAGCGTCACGGAAATGACCACCAGCATATCGAGGCCCAGCTTCTGCCGATCGAGGTAAGCGCGGTAGCTGCGGATATATCCTTCAGCCTCCAGTCTCGTCCGCCGGCGCGAGCATTGCGATGGTGAAAGCGCGATCCGCTCGCCCAACTCGTTGTTCGTCAGCCTGCCGTCTTTTTGAAGTTCCTGGAGCAGGCGCAGATCCAATTTGTCGAGCGGTTCATCCATTGCACGAAATCTCCAAAACACTCACGGATCGTGCATAATCTCTTCCTGGAGCATAAAGATTGCAAGAACTTTGCACGCGTTTTGGGCCACACTTTGCGTATCAAATGCAATCTCCTCTGGAGGAAAGAAAATGGGTCCTTTCCCGCATGACGCGCCGCCCTCGGAAATCACCGCCGACAATCCGGCCGGTACCGACGGCTTCGAATTC
This Rhizobium brockwellii DNA region includes the following protein-coding sequences:
- a CDS encoding Lrp/AsnC family transcriptional regulator, which codes for MDEPLDKLDLRLLQELQKDGRLTNNELGERIALSPSQCSRRRTRLEAEGYIRSYRAYLDRQKLGLDMLVVISVTLATHNRDNARRFSQLINGLPEVLEAYALTGEMDYHLTVATRGLADLSKFVNDVLLPHESVQHVKTSIVLDTLKTFEGFPVLMPGH